In Campylobacter sp. VBCF_01 NA2, one DNA window encodes the following:
- a CDS encoding non-canonical purine NTP pyrophosphatase yields the protein MKILVATGNKDKLNEIREFFKNDEIYGLGEVLEPFEIIEDGKSFKENALIKVRAVYERLLARDLHREYLVMSDDSGICVDILGGAPGIYSARFSGEGATDASNRAKLASELIARGVHSSGAHYVAAIALKSHFGEYCTHGFMHGEVICEERGENGFGYDFMFIPRRYEELGDGDLGKTIGELPARIKGEISHRSRGLSLMKILINSFKNI from the coding sequence ATGAAAATTTTAGTAGCCACTGGCAACAAAGATAAGCTCAACGAGATTAGAGAATTTTTCAAAAATGACGAAATTTACGGGCTTGGCGAGGTTTTGGAGCCTTTTGAAATCATTGAAGACGGCAAGAGTTTCAAAGAAAATGCGCTGATAAAGGTGCGCGCGGTCTATGAGAGGCTACTAGCGCGAGACCTGCACCGCGAATATCTCGTGATGAGCGATGATAGCGGGATTTGCGTGGATATTTTAGGTGGCGCGCCTGGGATTTATTCGGCCAGATTTAGTGGCGAGGGCGCGACGGACGCTAGCAATCGCGCGAAACTAGCTAGCGAGCTAATCGCGCGTGGCGTGCATAGCTCAGGGGCGCACTATGTGGCTGCAATCGCGCTGAAATCGCACTTTGGTGAATACTGCACGCACGGATTTATGCACGGCGAAGTGATTTGCGAAGAGCGCGGGGAAAATGGGTTTGGGTATGATTTTATGTTTATTCCGCGTCGCTACGAAGAGCTTGGAGATGGCGATTTGGGCAAAACCATAGGCGAGCTTCCAGCGCGGATTAAGGGCGAAATTTCGCACCGCTCACGAGGTTTGAGCTTGATGAAAATTTTGATAAACTCTTTTAAAAACATCTGA
- a CDS encoding MFS transporter — protein MLNTILPLSFIAATRFFGLFILLPVLSYYALELRGANEKLVGVLIGVYAIMQMLLQTPFGALSDKIGRKNTIAIGLVIFIAGSVFCAFASDIYTMILGRFVQGCGAIGAVATALISDFTTEENRGKAMAIMGAMIGCAFGAAMILSPVLSAKFGLASLFWLSVILTIFCLILLFSLVPAEPKIRSKMPKKSSLALLRDKNLSLLNLSNFFQKAFMTTAFFLIPIMLHSKFGFAQDEFIKVYGIAMIFGFLAMGASGAIGEKRGLSKQILLLGILFFIVSYLIFAFANNPYFFIFGVIIFFAGFNAHEPIMQSLASKFAKTANRGEALGIFTSFGFFGSFIGGVCGGVAYGWVGILGIGLVVAVLGAVWFAMILSLPNPKIFKNLYFDKALNFDFSAISGQAGIVEIYENGENFVVKYNSKIISTEEIKNLLGATDAV, from the coding sequence ATGTTAAATACAATTTTGCCACTTAGTTTTATCGCAGCGACCCGCTTTTTTGGGCTTTTTATCCTGCTTCCGGTGCTTAGCTACTATGCTTTGGAGCTTCGCGGTGCCAATGAAAAACTAGTCGGCGTTTTAATCGGCGTGTATGCGATTATGCAAATGCTCTTGCAGACCCCATTTGGCGCGCTTAGCGATAAAATCGGGCGCAAAAACACTATCGCAATCGGACTTGTGATTTTTATCGCAGGATCTGTGTTTTGCGCCTTTGCTAGCGACATTTACACTATGATTTTGGGGCGATTTGTGCAGGGTTGTGGGGCTATCGGAGCTGTGGCTACGGCGCTGATTAGCGATTTTACCACGGAAGAAAACAGAGGCAAGGCAATGGCGATAATGGGCGCGATGATAGGCTGTGCCTTTGGCGCGGCGATGATTTTAAGCCCGGTTTTGAGCGCGAAATTTGGGCTGGCAAGCCTTTTTTGGCTAAGTGTCATTTTGACGATTTTTTGCCTGATTTTGCTTTTTTCTCTCGTGCCAGCTGAACCCAAAATTCGCTCCAAAATGCCCAAAAAATCCTCACTCGCGCTTTTGCGAGATAAAAATTTATCCTTGCTAAATTTAAGCAATTTTTTCCAAAAAGCCTTTATGACGACCGCATTTTTCCTAATCCCCATAATGCTTCACTCTAAATTTGGCTTTGCGCAAGACGAATTTATCAAAGTCTATGGCATAGCTATGATTTTTGGCTTTTTGGCTATGGGCGCAAGTGGCGCAATTGGCGAAAAACGCGGACTTTCAAAGCAAATTTTGCTTCTTGGAATTTTATTTTTTATTGTTTCGTATTTGATTTTTGCTTTTGCAAACAACCCTTATTTTTTTATTTTTGGCGTGATTATATTTTTCGCCGGATTTAACGCGCACGAGCCCATTATGCAGAGCCTTGCGTCGAAATTCGCCAAAACCGCAAACCGCGGCGAAGCACTTGGAATTTTCACTTCGTTTGGGTTTTTTGGCAGTTTTATCGGGGGCGTGTGTGGCGGAGTGGCGTATGGCTGGGTCGGTATTTTGGGTATCGGGCTAGTCGTGGCAGTGCTTGGGGCGGTGTGGTTTGCGATGATTTTATCACTGCCAAATCCGAAAATTTTTAAAAATTTATATTTTGATAAAGCACTAAATTTCGATTTTAGCGCCATTAGCGGACAGGCTGGGATTGTCGAAATTTACGAAAACGGCGAGAATTTCGTCGTCAAATACAACTCAAAAATCATAAGCACAGAAGAGATTAAAAATTTGCTAGGAGCCACCGATGCAGTTTGA
- a CDS encoding molybdopterin molybdotransferase MoeA, whose translation MQFESLQSAVARFKASVAPEKKSEILPLNEALGRILADEIRAPFAKPAHPTASMDGYALNSANLACGAKFKVISQTPAGSMPMSSPKSGECVKTFTGAIMAEGADTLVPVENVSVCDDEIIIDNPVPAGFAVRKIGESYEKGEVLLSANSRLNFASIALLAELGMASVAVFARPKVAIIATGSEIKRPGESLENEAQIYSSNNFALLNLARAMGFEVVSEQIISDDKDALKSALFGALTRADIVITSGGVSMGDYDFMKALVRENFEILVDKIAIKPGRHVKIAKFGEKFIFALPGFPLSSIVTGFLFLRAFLSAKFGLDDGCESSAILSNDYAKKSPFLEFALGDISVQNGQIFISTAGKKQGSSAILNNFGPNSALLIAEQNLSANSVVKILQIPRW comes from the coding sequence ATGCAGTTTGAGAGTTTGCAAAGCGCGGTTGCGAGGTTTAAAGCCAGCGTCGCGCCCGAGAAAAAGAGCGAAATTTTGCCCCTAAACGAGGCTTTGGGGAGAATTTTAGCCGATGAAATTCGCGCACCATTTGCCAAGCCAGCGCACCCTACCGCCTCCATGGACGGATACGCACTAAATAGCGCAAATTTGGCGTGCGGGGCGAAATTTAAGGTCATCTCGCAAACTCCTGCTGGAAGCATGCCAATGTCTTCCCCGAAATCTGGCGAGTGCGTCAAAACCTTCACAGGAGCGATTATGGCGGAGGGTGCGGATACTCTCGTGCCTGTGGAAAATGTCAGTGTCTGCGACGATGAAATCATAATCGACAATCCTGTGCCTGCTGGCTTTGCCGTGCGAAAAATCGGTGAGAGCTACGAAAAGGGCGAGGTTTTACTAAGCGCAAACTCACGGCTAAATTTTGCAAGCATTGCGCTTTTGGCTGAGCTTGGCATGGCTAGTGTGGCAGTGTTTGCGCGCCCAAAAGTCGCTATAATCGCCACTGGAAGCGAAATCAAACGCCCGGGCGAGAGCTTAGAAAACGAGGCGCAAATTTATAGCTCAAACAACTTCGCGCTTTTAAATTTGGCGCGTGCAATGGGGTTTGAAGTGGTGAGCGAGCAAATCATCAGCGACGATAAAGACGCCCTAAAAAGCGCGCTCTTTGGCGCACTCACGCGCGCTGATATCGTAATTACAAGTGGCGGAGTGAGCATGGGGGATTATGATTTTATGAAGGCTTTGGTGAGGGAGAATTTCGAAATCCTAGTCGATAAAATCGCCATAAAACCGGGGCGCCATGTAAAAATCGCCAAATTTGGCGAGAAATTTATCTTCGCGCTGCCTGGATTTCCGCTTTCTAGCATTGTTACTGGGTTTTTGTTTTTGCGTGCGTTTTTGAGCGCGAAATTTGGGCTTGATGACGGGTGCGAGAGTAGCGCGATTTTAAGCAACGATTATGCGAAAAAATCGCCGTTTTTGGAGTTTGCACTTGGCGATATCAGCGTCCAAAATGGGCAAATTTTTATCTCTACTGCGGGTAAAAAGCAAGGATCTAGCGCGATTTTGAATAATTTTGGCCCAAATTCTGCCCTTCTAATCGCAGAGCAAAATTTAAGCGCAAATTCTGTGGTGAAAATTTTGCAAATCCCAAGGTGGTGA
- a CDS encoding mechanosensitive ion channel family protein gives MKKFLISFLISALCLNFIYAEANKSDQNLTEQNSSQSAVPAPNLEEKKKEVEEFLSEVSGGDANKSEVYDMIVNKVAQNELNANETNGANSFYRVVNEIKEINKKILAISPKGEANATDSSLKTLKENKARLLESVPMAITNNTLSREGLLKYAEIKKNIEDTLAKFAKKQNSIEYVSAAVSADRMALGDIFYQEILKLDNLFVNGASKDELKMSLEDALSRISEYSLDKTSKLKEALKSQEDAENFVAKFSELKNDKATYEEILSYLHSNADLLASSVIFTSLNFKSAIDSINEISPIKDRRINFGKIVLISAIMLFFYSLRRVLANLIYFVFKIINRSTAIDKETIKEQVVATIKRPLGVLLIAYSIDISLVIFFYPAPVPIRFASILSIIYVVLWAWVIIEIIDGYGIIVLGNIAKKGVRKDVINLVIKILYIIVVIIALLLILKRLGFDVSAILASLGIGGLAIAFATKDIIANFFQSIMLLFDNSFSQGDHVVVGDIEGTVVETGFRKTTIRTFDNALVFVPNANIMAQNIKNWNRRKVGRHINIIVGVTYSARSEQLRKCIEDIKEMLKAHPRIAQSGDSATNSRDFRMRSRQNMVSIDDLAGYKSTMNVVLDSFGDSSVNILVYCFTKTVMRDDYLQIKEDILFKIMQIVENNGLEFAFPSQSLYVEKLPKFDYDNPKFSEGGDDERV, from the coding sequence ATGAAAAAATTTCTCATCAGCTTTTTGATTAGTGCGCTTTGCCTAAATTTTATCTACGCAGAAGCGAATAAAAGCGACCAAAATTTAACCGAGCAAAATTCGAGCCAAAGCGCAGTTCCTGCGCCAAATTTAGAAGAGAAAAAAAAGGAAGTCGAAGAGTTTTTGAGCGAGGTTTCAGGGGGCGATGCGAACAAAAGCGAAGTCTATGATATGATCGTAAATAAGGTCGCACAAAACGAACTTAACGCAAACGAAACAAATGGCGCAAATTCCTTTTATCGCGTGGTAAATGAGATCAAAGAGATAAATAAAAAAATCCTTGCTATCTCGCCAAAAGGCGAAGCCAACGCCACAGATAGCTCGCTAAAAACTCTCAAAGAAAACAAAGCAAGGCTTTTAGAGAGCGTTCCTATGGCGATTACGAATAATACGCTAAGTAGGGAAGGGCTTTTAAAATACGCTGAGATTAAGAAAAATATCGAGGATACGCTGGCGAAATTTGCGAAAAAGCAAAATTCGATTGAGTATGTAAGCGCAGCAGTTAGTGCCGATAGAATGGCGCTTGGGGATATTTTTTATCAAGAAATTTTAAAACTTGATAATCTTTTTGTAAATGGTGCTAGCAAAGATGAGCTAAAAATGAGCTTAGAGGACGCGCTTAGCAGGATTTCGGAGTATTCACTAGATAAAACTTCCAAGCTAAAAGAAGCCCTAAAATCGCAAGAAGATGCCGAAAATTTCGTGGCTAAATTTAGCGAGCTTAAAAATGATAAAGCAACTTACGAGGAAATTTTATCCTATTTGCACTCAAATGCCGATTTACTCGCGTCTAGCGTGATTTTTACTAGCCTAAATTTCAAATCCGCAATTGATAGCATAAATGAAATTTCCCCTATCAAAGATAGACGCATAAATTTCGGCAAAATCGTGCTAATTAGCGCGATAATGCTCTTTTTCTACTCACTTCGCAGGGTGTTAGCGAATTTGATTTATTTCGTCTTTAAAATCATAAATCGCTCCACAGCCATTGATAAAGAAACCATAAAAGAGCAGGTCGTAGCCACGATAAAACGCCCGCTTGGCGTGCTTTTGATAGCGTATTCGATAGATATTTCGCTGGTGATATTTTTCTATCCAGCCCCTGTGCCGATAAGGTTTGCTAGCATTTTGTCGATAATCTATGTCGTTTTGTGGGCGTGGGTCATCATCGAAATCATCGACGGATACGGCATAATCGTGCTAGGAAATATCGCTAAAAAGGGCGTTAGAAAAGATGTTATAAATTTGGTTATCAAAATTTTATATATCATCGTAGTAATAATTGCTCTTTTGCTTATTTTAAAACGGCTAGGTTTCGATGTCAGCGCGATACTAGCCTCGCTTGGAATCGGAGGTTTGGCGATTGCGTTTGCGACCAAGGATATTATCGCAAATTTCTTCCAATCAATCATGCTTTTGTTTGATAATTCATTTTCACAAGGCGATCATGTCGTAGTGGGCGACATAGAGGGCACGGTCGTGGAGACTGGGTTTAGAAAAACCACGATTAGAACCTTTGATAATGCCCTTGTTTTCGTGCCAAATGCAAACATTATGGCGCAAAATATCAAAAACTGGAATCGCCGCAAGGTCGGCCGCCATATCAATATCATCGTGGGCGTAACATACTCTGCTAGATCAGAGCAACTCAGGAAGTGTATCGAAGATATCAAAGAAATGCTAAAAGCGCACCCTCGTATCGCTCAATCTGGCGATAGCGCGACAAATTCGCGCGATTTTCGTATGCGCTCGCGCCAAAACATGGTCTCGATCGACGATCTAGCGGGCTATAAAAGCACGATGAATGTAGTGCTCGATAGCTTCGGCGATAGCTCGGTAAATATCCTAGTGTATTGCTTCACAAAAACCGTTATGAGAGATGATTATTTGCAGATTAAAGAGGATATTTTGTTTAAAATCATGCAGATTGTCGAGAACAACGGGCTAGAATTTGCCTTCCCGTCGCAGAGCTTGTATGTTGAAAAATTACCAAAATTTGATTATGATAACCCGAAATTTAGTGAAGGAGGAGATGATGAGAGAGTTTGA
- a CDS encoding carbonic anhydrase — MEENYAEHAELFSSLANTQTPHTLFIGCSDSRVVPGLITSTKPGEMFVVRNIANIVPPYRVSDDFVATTAAIEYALYALGIKQIIVCGHSNCGGCAALFYDEAKLQKTPNVKKWINLMSGVKDQISKHCANDKAKREWLAERLNIVNSIRNLLSYPNVKDGYMAGEIKIFGWHYIIETGEIFNYDPHNDHFALLNKDYDYEKISHQLFD, encoded by the coding sequence ATGGAAGAAAACTACGCCGAGCACGCCGAGCTTTTTAGCTCTTTGGCAAATACGCAGACCCCACACACGCTTTTTATCGGGTGTTCGGATTCGCGCGTGGTGCCAGGGCTCATAACTTCGACAAAACCGGGCGAAATGTTTGTAGTGCGAAATATCGCAAACATCGTCCCACCATATCGCGTTAGTGATGATTTCGTCGCTACCACAGCGGCTATCGAATACGCGCTGTATGCCTTAGGGATCAAACAAATCATCGTTTGCGGACACAGCAATTGTGGCGGTTGCGCGGCGCTGTTTTATGACGAGGCAAAACTACAAAAAACCCCAAATGTGAAAAAATGGATAAATTTGATGTCTGGGGTAAAAGATCAAATTTCAAAGCACTGCGCCAACGATAAAGCTAAAAGAGAGTGGCTAGCCGAACGCCTAAATATCGTAAATTCGATACGAAATCTGCTAAGCTACCCAAATGTCAAAGATGGTTATATGGCAGGAGAGATTAAAATTTTTGGCTGGCACTATATCATCGAAACGGGCGAAATTTTCAACTACGACCCGCACAATGACCATTTTGCGCTATTAAACAAGGATTATGACTATGAAAAAATTTCTCATCAGCTTTTTGATTAG
- a CDS encoding Bax inhibitor-1/YccA family protein: MSLYDRNHLTSEYDASYDAPLEQGRVSKLIKETYALLTASMVAAAAGAYVAMSTGVAMGLNPLLYFILMIGLIFAMQFAVNRGANSLALVLLFAFTFITGLTLGKVLSLYIGAGMGGVVTQAFVATAVTFGALTVYAMNSKVNVDSWGKPLFISLIAVIIIGFLNYFFFKSSLVSLGTSCFSALLFSSYIIYDTKNIINGVYTSPIMAAVGMYLNIYNLFMSLLNILGFANRD; the protein is encoded by the coding sequence ATGAGTCTTTACGATAGAAATCATCTTACTAGCGAATACGACGCGAGCTACGATGCGCCATTAGAGCAAGGCAGAGTTAGCAAACTCATCAAAGAAACTTATGCTCTTTTAACAGCTTCTATGGTCGCAGCCGCCGCTGGTGCGTATGTAGCGATGAGCACAGGCGTAGCAATGGGACTAAATCCGTTGCTATATTTTATTTTGATGATTGGTTTGATTTTTGCAATGCAATTCGCCGTCAATCGCGGAGCTAACAGCCTTGCATTGGTTTTGCTTTTTGCCTTTACATTTATCACAGGTCTTACGCTAGGTAAGGTTTTATCGCTTTATATCGGTGCTGGTATGGGCGGCGTGGTAACGCAAGCTTTCGTGGCTACTGCGGTTACATTTGGCGCACTTACTGTGTATGCGATGAACTCAAAAGTCAATGTCGATAGCTGGGGCAAACCGCTATTTATCTCGCTAATCGCAGTGATTATCATCGGATTTTTGAACTACTTTTTCTTCAAAAGTTCGCTTGTAAGCTTGGGAACTTCTTGTTTTAGTGCGCTTTTGTTTTCGTCTTATATCATTTATGATACCAAAAATATCATCAACGGCGTCTATACTTCGCCAATCATGGCAGCTGTGGGTATGTATCTAAATATCTACAACCTTTTTATGTCACTTCTAAATATCCTTGGTTTTGCAAACAGGGATTAA
- the frr gene encoding ribosome recycling factor: MLDSIYKDQKSHCDKAIEALKKDFGTLRTGKVNINILDHITVDYYGSQTPLNQVATVLATDAVTITITPWEKPMLKTIESAIAAANIGVNPNNDGEAVKLFFPPMTVEQRQENAKKAKAMGEKAKISIRNIRKDANDEVKKLEKDKAISEDDAKKGYDEVQKITDNYSAKIDETVKAKEAELLKV; the protein is encoded by the coding sequence ATGTTAGACTCTATTTATAAAGACCAGAAATCGCACTGCGACAAAGCTATTGAAGCCCTTAAAAAGGACTTTGGGACACTTCGCACCGGCAAGGTAAATATAAATATCCTAGACCACATTACGGTTGATTACTACGGAAGCCAAACCCCACTCAATCAAGTCGCTACCGTTTTGGCGACAGACGCTGTTACGATCACAATCACGCCTTGGGAAAAACCAATGCTAAAAACGATTGAAAGCGCGATTGCAGCGGCAAATATCGGCGTAAATCCGAACAACGACGGCGAGGCTGTGAAGCTGTTTTTCCCACCGATGACGGTAGAGCAAAGACAAGAAAACGCCAAAAAAGCCAAAGCAATGGGCGAAAAGGCAAAAATCAGCATTAGAAATATCAGAAAAGACGCGAACGACGAGGTTAAAAAACTAGAAAAAGACAAAGCTATTAGCGAAGATGACGCTAAAAAAGGCTACGATGAAGTGCAAAAAATCACCGATAACTACTCAGCCAAAATCGATGAAACCGTAAAAGCCAAAGAGGCAGAGTTATTGAAGGTTTGA
- the pyrE gene encoding orotate phosphoribosyltransferase yields MEIERIYKENGAYLHGHFLLSSGNHSEYYLQSAKVLENPALAGELASQLAGVIKNAGISYDSVCSPALGGILAGYELAKQAGKRFIFTERVEKVMSLRRGFEVKKGEKFVICEDIITTGGSALESAKIIESLGGEVVAFAALANRGFCAVANLGNSRHESCKLPFDKPLFTLGNFSFEIYEPNSCPLCKNGSVAIKPGSRGN; encoded by the coding sequence ATGGAAATCGAAAGAATTTACAAAGAAAACGGCGCGTATTTGCACGGGCATTTTTTGCTCAGTAGCGGAAACCACTCCGAATACTACCTCCAAAGTGCAAAAGTTTTAGAAAACCCTGCCCTAGCCGGGGAGTTAGCAAGCCAGCTAGCGGGCGTCATAAAAAATGCTGGCATTAGCTATGATAGCGTCTGCTCGCCAGCACTTGGCGGAATTTTGGCTGGTTACGAGCTAGCCAAGCAAGCTGGCAAACGCTTTATTTTCACTGAGCGCGTCGAAAAGGTTATGAGCCTAAGACGCGGTTTTGAAGTCAAAAAGGGCGAAAAATTTGTAATCTGCGAAGATATCATCACCACAGGCGGCTCTGCCTTAGAGAGTGCGAAAATCATCGAGAGCCTTGGTGGCGAGGTTGTAGCTTTTGCGGCCCTTGCAAACCGCGGATTTTGCGCAGTGGCAAATTTAGGCAACTCGCGCCATGAAAGCTGCAAACTCCCATTTGATAAACCACTTTTTACGCTTGGAAATTTCAGCTTCGAAATTTACGAGCCAAATTCCTGCCCACTTTGCAAAAACGGAAGCGTGGCAATCAAACCTGGTTCGCGCGGAAACTAA
- a CDS encoding RDD family protein: MAKQKAVIAPVFLRVKAFIVDMFFIAMPLFYITTYLVLGSKEAFQSNQIAIALIWLAYGAICAVFYVKSAQSPGYKFSNIYLIDLRSGRKISFFRAFLRFLCFILAGFSMIGLLICFFRKDRLCLHDILTHTAAVRKSDNG; encoded by the coding sequence GTGGCAAAGCAAAAAGCGGTAATCGCGCCGGTGTTTTTACGCGTAAAGGCCTTTATCGTCGATATGTTTTTCATCGCAATGCCACTTTTTTATATCACGACCTACCTTGTTTTGGGCTCGAAAGAGGCTTTTCAAAGTAACCAAATCGCAATCGCACTAATCTGGCTAGCTTACGGGGCAATCTGCGCGGTTTTTTACGTCAAATCAGCCCAAAGCCCTGGCTATAAATTTTCAAATATCTATCTTATTGATCTTCGCTCAGGGCGCAAAATTTCATTTTTTCGCGCGTTTTTGCGCTTTTTGTGCTTTATTTTGGCGGGATTTAGCATGATTGGGCTATTGATCTGCTTTTTTCGCAAAGACAGGCTCTGTCTGCACGATATCCTAACCCACACAGCAGCTGTGAGGAAAAGCGACAATGGCTGA
- a CDS encoding ribonuclease HII: protein MAEICGIDEAGRGCIAGPLCVAGCVLHAQISGLNDSKKLSEKKREELFEKIVKNSNFKIVEFSSANVDEMGLSACLKSALEEIVAHFGEQNFDIIFDGNSKFGASGFRTMVKADAKIAEVSAASILAKVTRDRKMREIAKACPQYGFAKNKGYGAKAHIEAIKKFGYTEFHRKSYHLKALEKSLFD, encoded by the coding sequence ATGGCTGAGATTTGCGGTATCGACGAGGCTGGCAGAGGCTGTATCGCAGGGCCTTTGTGCGTGGCAGGCTGTGTTTTGCATGCCCAAATTTCAGGGCTAAATGACAGCAAAAAACTAAGCGAAAAAAAACGCGAAGAACTATTTGAAAAAATCGTTAAAAACTCAAATTTTAAAATAGTCGAATTTTCTAGCGCCAATGTCGATGAAATGGGGCTTAGCGCATGTTTAAAAAGCGCGCTTGAAGAGATTGTGGCGCACTTTGGGGAGCAAAATTTCGACATTATTTTTGACGGAAATTCCAAATTTGGCGCAAGTGGATTTCGCACAATGGTTAAAGCCGATGCTAAAATCGCAGAGGTAAGCGCAGCCTCGATTTTAGCGAAGGTTACCCGCGATCGCAAAATGAGAGAGATCGCAAAAGCTTGCCCGCAATACGGCTTCGCAAAAAACAAAGGATACGGCGCAAAAGCCCATATCGAGGCGATTAAAAAATTTGGCTACACAGAATTTCACCGCAAAAGCTACCATTTAAAGGCGCTGGAAAAGTCGCTGTTTGATTGA
- a CDS encoding DUF4197 family protein yields the protein MLKKIILIFAPFFLMASWEEVAVKGLDVMISANVGDSENFKRSLSSLIERAAREYAKSGITQYELDLPNFIAKKTSSNSPAARTMRRSLTQSLTPAIPNLKQILQTKISAMDENSTQAIMRGELSLAHYMRVNAFNEIYAALRPNIENLASDTSFAKSYKNATGSEIGDDFANEFTSEFLNDAFDKLVAHEREFRNSTEAMFNILKTIR from the coding sequence TTGCTTAAAAAAATTATTTTGATTTTCGCGCCATTTTTTTTAATGGCTAGTTGGGAAGAGGTCGCTGTAAAGGGACTAGATGTGATGATAAGCGCCAATGTCGGCGACAGCGAAAATTTCAAACGCTCTCTTTCTTCGCTCATCGAGCGCGCCGCGAGAGAATACGCCAAATCAGGCATAACGCAATACGAGCTGGATTTGCCAAATTTCATCGCCAAAAAAACGAGCTCAAACTCCCCTGCTGCGCGCACCATGCGTCGCTCGCTAACCCAAAGCCTAACCCCTGCAATCCCAAATTTAAAGCAAATTTTGCAAACCAAAATCTCAGCTATGGACGAAAACTCCACGCAGGCCATAATGCGTGGCGAGCTAAGCTTAGCGCATTATATGAGAGTTAATGCCTTTAATGAAATTTACGCCGCCCTGCGCCCAAATATCGAAAACCTTGCCAGCGACACAAGCTTTGCCAAAAGCTACAAAAACGCCACAGGAAGCGAGATCGGCGATGATTTTGCGAACGAATTTACAAGCGAATTTTTAAACGACGCCTTTGATAAACTAGTCGCCCACGAGCGCGAATTTCGCAACAGCACAGAGGCGATGTTTAATATCCTAAAAACTATTCGCTAG
- a CDS encoding DMT family transporter: MRSKFNQPNSTLIWELALICVALIWGSTFIPVQRATANADIFSFLFWRFLLASVFMYLASLKFKPKFDTKTIFFGIFCGLMLFFDFTCQTFALRYTLSSSVAFILGLNVIMVPFMMYAFFRKSVGIFAFLGAGVAVLGLFFLSGASNVGFNLGEQLTLISAFMYALHIVFTGVCARRCNLHGFVVMQFVCVSVCTLFAAISTPHENFANSINLIGNLTFSFKFDFIFALILTSIFATVFAFFIQTLAQEKGVSEIKTVLIFTLEPLGAGVLGYIFGEKLSPLQITGAGLILGGILLSELGGILSAKFSNKRTGEKADRSD, encoded by the coding sequence ATGCGCTCTAAATTTAACCAGCCAAATTCAACCCTTATTTGGGAGCTTGCCCTAATTTGCGTCGCACTGATTTGGGGTAGCACATTTATCCCCGTTCAGCGCGCCACTGCAAACGCTGATATTTTTAGCTTTTTGTTTTGGAGATTTTTGCTCGCTAGCGTTTTTATGTATCTAGCAAGCCTGAAATTTAAGCCTAAATTCGACACAAAAACCATATTTTTCGGCATTTTTTGCGGGCTAATGCTATTTTTTGACTTTACCTGCCAGACCTTTGCCCTGCGCTACACTCTATCATCATCGGTGGCCTTTATTTTGGGGCTTAATGTCATTATGGTGCCATTTATGATGTATGCGTTTTTTCGCAAAAGTGTCGGAATTTTCGCTTTTTTGGGCGCTGGCGTGGCAGTTTTGGGGCTATTTTTTCTAAGTGGGGCTAGCAATGTTGGCTTTAACCTTGGCGAGCAACTCACGCTGATTTCTGCCTTTATGTATGCCCTACACATCGTATTTACCGGTGTTTGCGCTAGGAGGTGCAACCTGCACGGCTTTGTGGTGATGCAGTTTGTTTGCGTGAGTGTTTGCACACTTTTTGCCGCGATTTCCACGCCACACGAAAATTTCGCAAATTCCATAAATTTAATCGGAAATTTGACATTTTCCTTCAAATTTGACTTCATTTTCGCCCTGATTTTAACCTCGATTTTCGCCACTGTTTTTGCGTTTTTTATCCAAACACTAGCCCAAGAAAAGGGCGTCAGCGAGATCAAAACGGTGCTTATTTTCACACTCGAACCCCTTGGCGCTGGCGTGCTGGGATACATTTTTGGCGAAAAGTTAAGCCCGCTTCAAATCACGGGCGCAGGGCTCATACTAGGTGGAATTTTACTAAGCGAACTTGGCGGGATTTTAAGCGCGAAATTTAGCAATAAGCGCACTGGCGAAAAAGCAGACCGAAGCGATTAA